The sequence TACACTATTAATAGGAAAACTTATGAGACTAAAGATTAAAGACTTCTACTTAGCTCACCGTAACCTCTATATACTGTAACATGCTAGGTCATAATGCAATCTATTCAACGCAACATGCCGGGTCTTACAAATACTTTGGACTCCATCAAGTGTTAGGTTCATTTGACCTTAGACGTTTTTACCCTCAGGTTAATTTTACCCACAACATATCGCCCATAAAAAAACGACCCCAGACGGGATCGTTTTATTGGTTACTATAGAACTTTGTTTAAATCTTCGATTAGTTTGTCTACATCAATACCGTGAACCATTGCTGCTTGAGCTACTGACTCACCAGTTGCTGATGGGCATCCTAGGCAGTGCATGCCGTATTTCATAAAAACATCAGCTGTTTTAGGATCTTTTTGTAGTACTTCTCTAATGGTCATTTCTTTAGTTATCATTTGAAATTACCTCCTTTTTTATATCAATGCATAGGTTTTTAGCCTATCCATATCTAGCAAAATTATTTGTCCTTTACTCATTTCAATAACTTTTGAGTCTTTCAATTCCTTTAAGGTTCTAGTAACAGTTTCTCGGGTTGTCCCTATAAGGTCTGCAATCTCCTGTTGAGTTAGGGACACATCGATGTATATGCTGTCACCTTTTCTCTCAGAATTGTTACTCCAGTTAATAATAAGGGAGTAAAGCCTTCTTTTTGTATCCATGAGAGCTAATTGCTTTATTTTGTCTTGAGCATTTCTCAACCTTACAGAAATTATTTTGATTAAGTTCAAGGCAAGTTGAGGGTCAGTTTTGATCTGCTCTTCCAGATCATTGTTGTATAAAATTGCTATTTCAGAATCTTGGATTGTTATGGCTGTTGCTGGATAGTTTCCTCCATTGAACAATACAACCTCTCCAAAAACAGAGCTTTCCTTTACAAGCTTAAGTATATGTTCTTTACCTGAGCTATCAGATTTAGTTATTTTTACTGAGCCATTTATTAAGAAACATATTCCAAAAGCCGGCTGGTCTTCCAAAAAAACATAACTCCCTTTAGGGTATGTCCTTATTTTAAGCAGCTTTGTGATTACCTCTAGTGTTTCAGGATCAGCATTAGAAAATAGATCTAACTTTTTTACAGTATCAATTGTCAACTTTATCACCCATTTTTATTGTATCATAAAGTCTATGGATAAAGAAGAGATTGAAATCACATTTTTATTTTATTTTTTATATTTTACATACAAAAACCACACGTTCACTGTCATTTGAGGCACTGACCAATGTGTAATCATCGTAAATGCCTTCTATGCTAAATCCATGGTTTATTAGAATTTTTTCAATTTCTTTGACTGTGAAACCTTTCTGTCTGATAATAAGATCTTCTCTTATATAATACCCTAATTTGCTTTTTTCAAAAAAAGTTAATTCTAAGTTGGCTATATCTCTGGTTTTTAAGTACTTAGTTTTCCAGTAATATGTAATATCATCATAGTCCTCATAGAAAATTTGCTCTGACAGTTTTTTTAGTTTATGGCTTGTGCTAAAATCAAAAATCAAGGTTCCTTTAAGCTGCATGGATATGTTTTGAAAAAACATGTTTAGTTGTTTATGGGATAATAAGCTGTTTATACCATCACATGGACAGATAATATTTGAAAAACCAGCTAAAGATGCATTTATCATATTTTGATGATAAAAACCTATATCAAGGTTCTGCTCTACAGCTTTGCTTTTTGCTATTGTAAGCATTTGGCTGTTTAAATCTAACCCATGTACGTCTATGCCTTTTTTAAATAATTCAATGGTTAGGTTCCCTGTACCACAGGCCAGCTCAAGTGTAGGTTTGGTTACATCGATCTGGGATATAATAAAATCCCCCCACCGAAGGTAGGGGAAATCTGACATAAATCTATCATAGTATTTTGCTAAAAGTGAGTATCCCATCTTATATTGCTATTTCTACTGTTTTAGCACTACGCCAGAATTTTTCTAAGTCATAAAACCTTCTGGTTTCTTCCCTAAATAGATGTACCACAATGTCCCCGTAATCTAAAATGATCCATTCACCTTCATCTTGCCCTTGTTTTCTAACCACCTCAAACCCTATCTCTTTTAGTTTTTCTTCAACATTATCACTTAAACTTGAGATATGAGCCTTGTTATTACCAGTTGCTATAACGAAATAATCTGCTATTTCAGTTATACCTTGTAAATCTAATACCTTTATATCAACGCCTTTTTTATCGTCAATTGCTTTTACTATATTTTTAACACCTTCGAAAATCTTCTCCATATCTTCCTCCTAAGATGAGTTCTATTGTACATCTTGACCTAAAATTACAGTTATTCCTGCTTCTGAATGGGTTTCAACTAATTGAGCATCCACTGAAATAGCTGCAAGAACTTCCTCTGCTATATGTTTGTATTGTGCATTATACTGAATTATTGTTTGTGTGTAGTTCAGTCTATCTGCGTTGTCAGCTTGGATATTTGTGTACCCTAAAGCAGAAATTATTTCGCTATATCTACTGGCTATTCCAGCTACTCCATTCCCGTTGAGAACACGTACAGATATGTCCTCAGGAAATATAACTGGGGTATTGCTTTGTATATTTGTGATGGCAGATGTGACCTTATTACTGTTCACAATCCAAAAATCTCTATCTCCTATTAACTCTGCATTTCCAGGGATTGTCATAAGATATGTTTCTCTGTTATTGGCTTCATCTATCATATTTCTAAACCAAGCTAATTCCCTTATGGACATACTAGTATCGAAATATCCGTCTATTTTTGAAAGTCCAGAAAGCAAAGACAAGGACCTAGACCATTTAAAGTAATCATCAAATATAGTCTGAAGTGTTTCAACTTGTCGTTGCATATAGCTTTCCTTATTTTCAGTGTCTATATGACTAAAATATTTAACTGCAGATTCCTTCATTAAACTTCTCTGGCCAGGTAATAACACTAGTGAGTCAACCTCAAATACTGTTTCGATATTGATACTTAGCCCACCTACGGTGTCAACTAAAGATTCTAGCCCTTGTCTTTCCAGAATTATGTATCCACTGACAGGCAAAGAGTCATTAAATAGGTTATTAATTGCTGTAATTAGACCTTCTTTTCCAGTTTGATTATAAAGTTCTGTAAGTAAAATCTTTTGTTCGTTGGAATCAACCCTAGTGTAGTTTGGAATATTTATTAGATATCCCGGACCAATTTTGTCCATGGAAATTATGAATGTTGTTTCAACTTGCTCATCAATGTAGGAAATCAAATAGTTTTCCCTACCATCTAATGATTTTTCAAAGTATCCATCTCTACCTTGTAAGGCTGTAATCAGGCCAACGGTTCTGTAAGTATAAAAAACAAATCCTATTAATACAAGTAGCAGGGAAATTCTTATCAATGCTTTTCCCTTTGACCTTTTTTTGCGCCCAAAACGTTGACTTCTAGAGTAGTTCATACTTCTACCCTCCCGTTTAATATACTTTTATCTATAAAGATATTTTTCAACCAGTATCCCCCAAATCCCTTTATTTATACAAGTTGTTTTGGTATATATATATTTCAACATTTTCTGGAACGTAGTATTTTATGCTTTTTCCTAATTTTACTTTTTCTCTTATTGTAGTTGAGGATATCTCAATTAAGGGTGTAGGAACTTCAATAATTCTATCATTAGGTAAGTTATTACTCTGTAAGTGCATTTTTATGTCTAGCTCAAAACCTGGCCTTTTAGCATAAACTAGGTTGCAATTTGTAAGGATTTTTTTAGGCTCCTTCCATTTATGAATATCTAATAGGGAATCACCACCTACAAAGAAATACACCTCACACTGAAATTCTCTTTTTAAAAACTCAATTGATTGATATGTATAGCTTATTTCTTTCTTAGAAATTTCATAATGACAGATTTCAAATAGTTCATTACCTTTTAATGCAAGTTCAAGCATTTGCAAACGATGTTTGGATTCTATCTCGAGCATTTTATGGGGTGGGTTTCCAGTTGGCAGAAAAACCACCCTAGGTATTTTTAACTGTTCTGCGCAATGTTGAGCCAGTATTAAATGCCCTGTGTGAATGGGGTTAAATGACCCTCCAAAGAACAAAATTTTATTTTCCATTTTAGCTAGGTAGCTCAATTCTGCTTTTCTTTGATTTTCTGTAAAGGGTAATAACTGATCCTAGTATTTGTACAACTTCACTGTTGGTTGCTTTAGCTATTTCTTCAGCTGCATCGTCTTTTTTTACGATACTGTTTTTAAGTATCTTTATTTTTATTAGTTCTCTAGCTTCTAATGCATCATCTAATTGTTTTATAAGATTCTCAGATAGATCGTTTTTTCCTACTTGAAAAATTGAATCTAAAGTGTTTGCTAGGCTTTTTAAGTGTTTTTTTTGTTTACTAGTTAGCATTTTGTAAATTCTCATCTCCTTCAATTATTATGTTTAAAAGCAAGCTTGTAGCTTGCTTTAATGTTTATACCTTTTGAGCTTCTTTTTCTTTGCGGACCTTACGGAATTCATCCTTTTTCCATCGAGATCTCTGCTTTTCATGAACTTTGTAATTATCATTCATCACAAAGTCACCGCTTTTTAGGCAATAATAGATCCTCTCTCCCAAGTTACAATTGCCACATTTGATGCATTCCACGGCGAAATTTCCTCCTTAAATAATAAATGCTAATGAAGTAAATTTACTGAAAATCAAATTCCATATCTAAGATCCTTACAGTGTCTCCTTCTTTGACCCCCTTTTGTCTCAATGCATCTTCTATACCTATTTTTCTAAAGATGCGTTGGAACCTTAAAACACTATCTGTGTTATCAAAGTTTGTCATGGCCACGAGTTTTTCAATGTTTTTACCATGTACCACGAAAACTTCGTTATCTTTCGAGATAGTGAACTCCTCTTCAGGCTCTGGTTTATACACCTTAAAATCTTCCGCCTTAAATATCTCAACTTTAGGAATTGTTTCAAGCTTTGTTGCTAGATAATTAAGTAAGTCCTCAATTCCTTCTTTAGTTGCTGCTGAAAGAGGAAAAATTTCATACTGGTTATTAATTTTAGCTTTGAACTCTTCAATAACTTGAGTGGAATCTTCTAGAAGATCAATTTTATTAGCCACTATAACTTGAGGTAGTTCAGCTAGTTTTTCATTGTACATCTTTAGCTCATTATTTATACTTGTAAAATCTTCATAGGGATCTCTATTTTCAGATCCTGATATGTCGATTACATGTAGTAACATTCTTGTTCTTTCTATATGTCTCAAAAACTGAAGCCCAAGTCCTGCGCCCTCATGGGCACCTTCTATAAGCCCTGGAATATCTGCGATAACAAATGATTTATCCTTGGCTTTTGCAACACCCAAGTTCGGATGAATAGTAGTAAAGTGATAATTACCTATCTTAGGCTCTGCCTTTGTTACTTTAGAAAGAAAGGTTGACTTACCTACATTTGGGAATCCAACGAGGCCCACATCAGCTAGGAGTTTAAGTTCTAAAAGAACTTCTATTTCTACTCCCGGTTCACCCCTTTCAGCTATTGTAGGGGCTTGTCTTACAGAGTTTACAAAACGGGCGTTACCACGACCGCCTCTACCGCCCTTAACAATTATTTCTTCCTGCCCTTCTTCAGACAGGTCAGCGATCAAGTGGCCGGTTTGTGCTTCACGAACTATGGTACCTACGGGTATATTTAGTACTAGATTTTCTCCTCGTCTACCATGACATTTTTTTCTAGCACCATTAACACCATTTTCCGCTTTGTGTTTTCTTTTAAAGCGGAAGTCTATTAGTGTATTAATGTTGGGGTCAGCTCTAAATATAATGCTCCCCCCTGTACCGCCATCACCACCATCTGGTCCACCGTATGCTACATACTTTTCTCTTCTAAAGGTAGCAGCTCCATGGCCACCGTCCCCAGCTTTTACATAAATCTTAGTTTTATCTACAAACATTATACAGTCATCCCTTCATATGTTGCAACTTCAAAAAGAAAAAGTTTTTATGGTTTCATCTAAACAAATCTCAATTGAGTCAGAGTCTATATCCAACTCTAGGTTAGTAAACTCTGTTGCCTTGAGAAACTTCACTACTATAATAGTAGTTTTAGCAAAACTCATAGAAAAAAACACTTTTCCTAAAATTTTTTCATCTATGTATATATTAAACTTAGAAGTCTTTTTGTGAATTGTATCATATATATTTAAATAACATAGTTGTACTATTAAATTGCTTTTGTCTAGCAAAGAGTAAAGATCTTTTTTCTCATATGCAGATTTAAGGTAACCTGATGCTTTTTCCTGGTTATTTAGATAAATATATCCATCCACTAACTGTAAGTCATTGTATAAATCGTGGCGAAAAATTGTGCTCAACTTTTTACCAGTTTTTATTTTTAAAATTAGATATGTAATTAGTAGTATAGCCAAAATCATCATTAAAAACATTGAGATTAACCCCTTTTCCCCTTATGAGTGTACTAATTCTTATTCGCCACTTTTTTCTAATATCCTGCATACATTCGGTAAATTTTGCTACGTAACTTGACTTGGATTTGACACTTATGTCATGATTTTTGATTACTGTCATATTGTTTAAGGTGTTAGGGCAAAAAATAAAACCTGGGAGAGTCCCAGGTTTTATGCGTTTGCCACTTGGTCTTTTGCATAAATGGATACTTGCTTTTTGTCTTTACCTTTTCTTTCAAAGGCAACAACGCCATCGATTGTAGCGAATAAAGTATCATCTCCACCGATTCCTACATTGTTACCAGGGTGAATTTTAGTTCCCCTTTGGCGTACAATGATTGAACCAGCTGTAACAAATTGACCAGATTGTCTTTTTACACCGAGTCTTTTGGAATGACTATCCCTACCGTTTTTAGAACTACCTACACCTTTTTTAGATGCAAATAGTTGAAGGTCAAATCTTAGCACCTTAAGACACCTCCTTTTTTAAACAGAGATAACAGAAACTTCAATATGTTTACCGTACTGATTTTCTATTTCTTTTAAGCCTAAATACATCGCTTCAGTTAACAAGTTAACCTTTGCTTTTTGTTCGTCATTTAAATTCATTGGGTAGTCTACTGTTAAGTATCCTGAATCAACATTATGTTCTACGTCTGAAACTACAAGTCTTTCTATAGCTATTAATGTTGTTTGTGCTAAAGATGAAATCCCTGCACAAACTATATCTTCACCACTAGAAGCAAATTTGCTGTGTCCTTTTAGTTGATATCCAATGTAGTTATCTTTTTTTTTGAAGATTTTGATCTTAACCATGACTAGTTAACGATTTTTTCAACAACAACTTTAGTAAATGGTTGACGGTGACCAGTTTTACGGCGATAGTTCTTTTTAGGTTTATATTTAAACACGATGATTTTTTTAGCTTTATCGTGTTCTAAAACCTTAACTTGAACTTTAGCACCTTCAACAACCGGGTTACCAACAGTAAGGCTAGTCCCATTAGAAAGAGCCAATACGTCATTGATTTCAACAACGTCATCAATGCTAGCGTCAAGTTTTTCAACTTTTATAACATCGCCTTCTGAAACTTTATACTGTTTTCCACCTGTTTTAATGATAGCGTACATAGAGTGTCCACCTCCTCAAAGATACTCGCCAAAAATTAGGTACTCATACAAGGTGAGTTTCTGACCCATTTTGCGCGGTTGTAACTAAAACAGTTACTCAGAAATATTATCATACTTATTAAAGCTTTGTCAAGGAAATAGCTTTTATTGTATGGATAAATAGTTTTTTTCCACATTATCAGAGGTTATAATAGCTATTGTTATATCTAGATCATCTTCAAGGGATTGTATCTCTTCTTTTATGGCTTCTTCTAAAGACTCATGAATTGTAATTTCAAGGTCCTTCTTTCCATTTTCGTATATATAGTTTCTTATTTTATCTTGTAGGAACATCTTAATAGAAAAGTCCGTCATTGTCTTACCCATCCCTGTACACAATGGACATAGCTGTTGTAATGAGTTATAAATACCTTTTCTAACCTTTTTTCTTGTCAATTCCACAAGGCCTAGCTTAGTAATCCCTAAAATTTGACCTTTTGTTTGGTCTTTCTTCATTTCTTGTTCTAAAAATGTTAAAACAAGCTCCTTGTCTGTTTCCCGTAACATATCTATAAAATCTACTATTATAATTCCACTTACATCCCTTAATCGTATTTGCCTACAGATTTCCTTTACTGCTTCTAAGTTTGTTTGGACAACTGTATCAGCTAGATTATCTGTTCCTACAAATTTACCTGTATTAACATCAATTACTGTTAGTGCTTCAAGCTGATCAATTACTAAGTAAGATCCGTTTTTCAGCCAAACCTTCCTTTGGAATGCTTTTTCCAGGTCACGTTCTACACCAAATTGAAATAAAATAGGTCGCTTAGATTGGTAAAGGTTTACCTTGTCCATTAAGTGATTTGATTTACGTTTTAGAATTTGAGAAATTTTCCTATACTGTTCTGGATTATCTATATAAATATGATCCACTTGTTTATCAAAAAGATCCCTCAGTGCCCTTTCAACCAAGTCCAAATCACTATAGACCAGTGATGGGCTTTGATAGTTACTGTAGTTTTCAAGGGTATTATTCCAAAGCCCGATTAACAAATCTAGGTCTTTTTCTAATTCCTCTTTAGACACACCTACAGCCACTGTACGTACAATAACTCCCATATTTGGGTCTTTTATAGAGTCTGCTATGTCTTTAAGACGCTCTCTTTCATACTCATCTTCGATTCTTCTAGAGATACCAACGTAATTATTATACGGCATAAGGACAAGGTGCCTACCTGGTAGTGTCAACTGCCCAGTAACCCTTGCTCCTTTAGTACCTATTTGCTCTTTTGAAACTTGCACCATTATATCTTGACCCTTTTTGAGGAGTTGATCTATTGTGTATTCCTTCTTCTCATCATTTCTTATTATATCATCAACGTACAAGAATGCATTTTTATTAAACCCTATATCTACAAAAGCAGCTTGCATACCTGGAAGAATATCTTTCACTTTGCCTTTATATATGTTTCCAACACTCCGGGTATTGCTTTCTCCTTCTGTATAGAACTCAACCAATTGGCCATTTTCAACTAGTGCTACCCGTGTGTTATTTTCTCTATAGCTAATAATTATTTCTTTTTTCAAATAGCTACCCTCCCTTATAGTATTTGTGAGGAAAGGTTAGTTCTTTAACCACTCCAAAGGGGTAATAAACTTCTCATTTTCATCACGGCAAAAAGTCTCTTCTTTGTCAATATTAGGGTTGTCTATTGATAGAAGGTTTAGCACTTCTTTAGGTTTTACATTTGCACTGCTACTTGTAGCCAGTAGCATATATATGCAGTTACCTTTAGTATATATGTTATAAATAAGGGGACGTATGTCAATTATTTTAGTTCCCTTTTTATTGGTTCTTTCAATCATCAGTTCCTTTTCATTTAATAGCTCCTGAATCTGATTGTCTAAATCATCCTTTATTTCTACTTTATATAAGGTGGCAGCTACGATAGCTCCCAAAGTAGGTTTTCTTCCATCAAGTTTTTCCATTTCCAAAATCTCTATGCCCTCTGGAAGCTTTGGGTTCATGGTCTCCATAATATCTTGGGGCTCCAGTTCCTCAGTAAGTTCCATTTCTAAGTAGTCTCCATGGGAAACAACACCTACGGAAAGGGGTGTTGCAAAGCTAAGCTTTGGATGGGGGTTAAACCCTTGAGAGTAGGCTATGGGGACTCCTGCTCTCCTTATAGCCCTATCCATTGCACGCAACAGGTCAAGGTGGGAAATAAACCTTACATTTTCTCCTTTGGCATATTTAAGCCAATACTTATGCATCTTGACCCCTCCTTACTTTTTTCACATCGTACTTAAGATTATTACAGGCTCCACAACCACCACAAGCACCAAATGAGCAGTCCTCAGTGATTTCTTCTTTTAAAGCCCTCTTGTATTCAAGTGCCATGTATTTTTTGTTCACACCAGAGGATATATGATCCCATGGCAAAGGGTTGTCAGCTTGTGGTGTGGCATATGCATAATT comes from Alkalicella caledoniensis and encodes:
- a CDS encoding DUF1858 domain-containing protein, whose product is MITKEMTIREVLQKDPKTADVFMKYGMHCLGCPSATGESVAQAAMVHGIDVDKLIEDLNKVL
- a CDS encoding Crp/Fnr family transcriptional regulator; amino-acid sequence: MIKLTIDTVKKLDLFSNADPETLEVITKLLKIRTYPKGSYVFLEDQPAFGICFLINGSVKITKSDSSGKEHILKLVKESSVFGEVVLFNGGNYPATAITIQDSEIAILYNNDLEEQIKTDPQLALNLIKIISVRLRNAQDKIKQLALMDTKRRLYSLIINWSNNSERKGDSIYIDVSLTQQEIADLIGTTRETVTRTLKELKDSKVIEMSKGQIILLDMDRLKTYALI
- a CDS encoding class I SAM-dependent methyltransferase, whose protein sequence is MGYSLLAKYYDRFMSDFPYLRWGDFIISQIDVTKPTLELACGTGNLTIELFKKGIDVHGLDLNSQMLTIAKSKAVEQNLDIGFYHQNMINASLAGFSNIICPCDGINSLLSHKQLNMFFQNISMQLKGTLIFDFSTSHKLKKLSEQIFYEDYDDITYYWKTKYLKTRDIANLELTFFEKSKLGYYIREDLIIRQKGFTVKEIEKILINHGFSIEGIYDDYTLVSASNDSERVVFVCKI
- the rsfS gene encoding ribosome silencing factor, producing MEKIFEGVKNIVKAIDDKKGVDIKVLDLQGITEIADYFVIATGNNKAHISSLSDNVEEKLKEIGFEVVRKQGQDEGEWIILDYGDIVVHLFREETRRFYDLEKFWRSAKTVEIAI
- a CDS encoding LCP family protein; the protein is MNYSRSQRFGRKKRSKGKALIRISLLLVLIGFVFYTYRTVGLITALQGRDGYFEKSLDGRENYLISYIDEQVETTFIISMDKIGPGYLINIPNYTRVDSNEQKILLTELYNQTGKEGLITAINNLFNDSLPVSGYIILERQGLESLVDTVGGLSINIETVFEVDSLVLLPGQRSLMKESAVKYFSHIDTENKESYMQRQVETLQTIFDDYFKWSRSLSLLSGLSKIDGYFDTSMSIRELAWFRNMIDEANNRETYLMTIPGNAELIGDRDFWIVNSNKVTSAITNIQSNTPVIFPEDISVRVLNGNGVAGIASRYSEIISALGYTNIQADNADRLNYTQTIIQYNAQYKHIAEEVLAAISVDAQLVETHSEAGITVILGQDVQ
- the nadD gene encoding nicotinate-nucleotide adenylyltransferase encodes the protein MENKILFFGGSFNPIHTGHLILAQHCAEQLKIPRVVFLPTGNPPHKMLEIESKHRLQMLELALKGNELFEICHYEISKKEISYTYQSIEFLKREFQCEVYFFVGGDSLLDIHKWKEPKKILTNCNLVYAKRPGFELDIKMHLQSNNLPNDRIIEVPTPLIEISSTTIREKVKLGKSIKYYVPENVEIYIYQNNLYK
- the yhbY gene encoding ribosome assembly RNA-binding protein YhbY — encoded protein: MLTSKQKKHLKSLANTLDSIFQVGKNDLSENLIKQLDDALEARELIKIKILKNSIVKKDDAAEEIAKATNSEVVQILGSVITLYRKSKKSRIELPS
- the obgE gene encoding GTPase ObgE, which gives rise to MFVDKTKIYVKAGDGGHGAATFRREKYVAYGGPDGGDGGTGGSIIFRADPNINTLIDFRFKRKHKAENGVNGARKKCHGRRGENLVLNIPVGTIVREAQTGHLIADLSEEGQEEIIVKGGRGGRGNARFVNSVRQAPTIAERGEPGVEIEVLLELKLLADVGLVGFPNVGKSTFLSKVTKAEPKIGNYHFTTIHPNLGVAKAKDKSFVIADIPGLIEGAHEGAGLGLQFLRHIERTRMLLHVIDISGSENRDPYEDFTSINNELKMYNEKLAELPQVIVANKIDLLEDSTQVIEEFKAKINNQYEIFPLSAATKEGIEDLLNYLATKLETIPKVEIFKAEDFKVYKPEPEEEFTISKDNEVFVVHGKNIEKLVAMTNFDNTDSVLRFQRIFRKIGIEDALRQKGVKEGDTVRILDMEFDFQ
- a CDS encoding Spo0B domain-containing protein, with translation MFLMMILAILLITYLILKIKTGKKLSTIFRHDLYNDLQLVDGYIYLNNQEKASGYLKSAYEKKDLYSLLDKSNLIVQLCYLNIYDTIHKKTSKFNIYIDEKILGKVFFSMSFAKTTIIVVKFLKATEFTNLELDIDSDSIEICLDETIKTFSF
- the rpmA gene encoding 50S ribosomal protein L27, with translation MLRFDLQLFASKKGVGSSKNGRDSHSKRLGVKRQSGQFVTAGSIIVRQRGTKIHPGNNVGIGGDDTLFATIDGVVAFERKGKDKKQVSIYAKDQVANA
- a CDS encoding ribosomal-processing cysteine protease Prp, whose product is MVKIKIFKKKDNYIGYQLKGHSKFASSGEDIVCAGISSLAQTTLIAIERLVVSDVEHNVDSGYLTVDYPMNLNDEQKAKVNLLTEAMYLGLKEIENQYGKHIEVSVISV
- the rplU gene encoding 50S ribosomal protein L21, with amino-acid sequence MYAIIKTGGKQYKVSEGDVIKVEKLDASIDDVVEINDVLALSNGTSLTVGNPVVEGAKVQVKVLEHDKAKKIIVFKYKPKKNYRRKTGHRQPFTKVVVEKIVN
- a CDS encoding Rne/Rng family ribonuclease, producing MKKEIIISYRENNTRVALVENGQLVEFYTEGESNTRSVGNIYKGKVKDILPGMQAAFVDIGFNKNAFLYVDDIIRNDEKKEYTIDQLLKKGQDIMVQVSKEQIGTKGARVTGQLTLPGRHLVLMPYNNYVGISRRIEDEYERERLKDIADSIKDPNMGVIVRTVAVGVSKEELEKDLDLLIGLWNNTLENYSNYQSPSLVYSDLDLVERALRDLFDKQVDHIYIDNPEQYRKISQILKRKSNHLMDKVNLYQSKRPILFQFGVERDLEKAFQRKVWLKNGSYLVIDQLEALTVIDVNTGKFVGTDNLADTVVQTNLEAVKEICRQIRLRDVSGIIIVDFIDMLRETDKELVLTFLEQEMKKDQTKGQILGITKLGLVELTRKKVRKGIYNSLQQLCPLCTGMGKTMTDFSIKMFLQDKIRNYIYENGKKDLEITIHESLEEAIKEEIQSLEDDLDITIAIITSDNVEKNYLSIQ
- a CDS encoding TIGR03936 family radical SAM-associated protein; the encoded protein is MHKYWLKYAKGENVRFISHLDLLRAMDRAIRRAGVPIAYSQGFNPHPKLSFATPLSVGVVSHGDYLEMELTEELEPQDIMETMNPKLPEGIEILEMEKLDGRKPTLGAIVAATLYKVEIKDDLDNQIQELLNEKELMIERTNKKGTKIIDIRPLIYNIYTKGNCIYMLLATSSSANVKPKEVLNLLSIDNPNIDKEETFCRDENEKFITPLEWLKN